In one window of Nocardiopsis aegyptia DNA:
- a CDS encoding PucR family transcriptional regulator, whose protein sequence is MNTESHPSPDEGSTEQDATEQDRIRAETVRRLERSMGTIGTAAVARMEERLGWFRRMSAEDRSWIGLVAQSGVAAFVDWFRNPVRGRPAITVEVFGTAPRELTRSVSLQQTVDMIRVVIDVVEVQVEELAAPGGAQQLREAVLRYTREVAFSSAKVYARAAEARGAWDARLEALIVDALLHGDREEGLQTWGSALGWSHTPVIAVAGDAGEEGTKVLDDIRAAARRLGHDVLAGRQGRRVVVVVGVGDRYAADDLPVAAAEPLSGLFGPGPVVVGPAVPDLRAAGASARAAVNGLRAAVAWPDAPRPVLADDLLPERALRGDTDARRQLVEEVYVPLQGAGSPLLDTLSVYLEHASSLEATARMLFVHPNTVRYRLSRIAELTGRIPSDGRGSFVLRVAVALGRLAEHGED, encoded by the coding sequence GTGAACACCGAATCCCACCCGTCACCGGACGAGGGCTCCACGGAACAGGATGCCACGGAGCAGGACCGCATCCGCGCCGAGACCGTGCGCCGCCTGGAGCGCTCGATGGGCACCATCGGCACGGCCGCCGTGGCGCGCATGGAGGAGCGGCTGGGCTGGTTCCGCCGGATGTCGGCGGAGGACCGGTCGTGGATCGGACTGGTCGCGCAGTCGGGCGTGGCGGCCTTCGTCGACTGGTTCCGCAACCCGGTGCGGGGGCGTCCGGCGATCACCGTGGAGGTGTTCGGCACCGCGCCCCGCGAGCTGACCCGCTCGGTCTCCCTCCAGCAGACCGTGGACATGATCCGCGTGGTCATCGACGTGGTCGAGGTCCAGGTCGAGGAGCTGGCCGCGCCGGGCGGGGCCCAGCAGCTGCGCGAGGCCGTCCTGCGCTACACCCGCGAGGTGGCCTTCAGCTCCGCGAAGGTCTACGCGCGCGCCGCCGAGGCCCGGGGGGCGTGGGACGCCCGGCTGGAGGCGCTGATCGTCGACGCCCTCCTGCACGGGGACCGCGAGGAGGGCCTGCAGACCTGGGGCTCGGCCCTGGGCTGGTCGCACACCCCGGTCATCGCGGTGGCGGGCGACGCGGGCGAGGAGGGCACCAAGGTGCTCGACGACATCCGGGCGGCCGCCCGGCGCCTGGGGCACGACGTGCTCGCGGGACGGCAGGGACGGAGGGTGGTGGTGGTCGTCGGAGTGGGCGACCGCTACGCGGCCGACGACCTGCCCGTGGCCGCCGCCGAGCCCCTGTCCGGGCTGTTCGGTCCCGGTCCGGTGGTCGTGGGCCCGGCCGTGCCCGACCTGCGCGCGGCCGGCGCCTCGGCGCGGGCCGCGGTCAACGGCCTGCGGGCCGCGGTCGCCTGGCCCGACGCGCCGCGCCCGGTCCTCGCCGACGACCTGCTCCCCGAGCGGGCCCTGCGCGGCGACACCGACGCGCGGCGCCAGCTGGTGGAGGAGGTCTACGTCCCGTTGCAGGGCGCGGGCTCCCCGCTGCTGGACACGCTGTCGGTCTACCTGGAGCACGCCTCCTCACTGGAGGCCACCGCGCGCATGCTGTTCGTCCACCCCAACACCGTGCGCTACCGGCTCAGCCGGATCGCCGAGCTCACCGGGCGCATCCCCTCCGACGGCCGGGGGTCGTTCGTGCTGCGGGTGGCGGTCGCCCTGGGCCGGCTCGCGGAGCACGGCGAGGACTGA
- a CDS encoding DUF7800 domain-containing protein — translation MTVSLLLGPLLRHVGETTATVWVETDAPCHVRIRVDGDVTATAATFTVHGHHYAVCEIEGLPPGAALPYEVHLDDDRVWPEPHSAFPPSVVRTVDPQAPTRLLYGSCRTPTGDAPEGVVRYGPDMLRATARRLVGEPVDGNLLLLLIGDQVYADEVQEPMRAFLSQARSAAPDDGAPEDEVVHYDEYAELYRQAWSDPQVRWLLSTVPTLMVFDDHDVRDDWNTSAAWRSAMDARPWWRARVTNGLGAYWVYQHVGNLSPAQRDKDPLWARVHEARGDAAEAVDDLALRAHEDPSSYRWSHQHDVGPVRILMADTRCARSLDEEAPGDGSRSILGAEGHEWLDERLTGGPDHVVVASTVPVLLPPAVQYLEAWNEAVCAGAWGRAARGPAERLRQALDLEHWGAFQYSLRRLAAGVGELARGERGPAPATVLLLSGDVHFSYLARARGLGGSEGAGRVTQLVSSPLCNQLPVKLRRLARLSISAPFRLAGRVLTGLARVPRSGLRWHLEGRPYFGNTIGEVSFDGRSAEALWYHHPDGGPDALPKVQSRASV, via the coding sequence GTGACCGTGTCGTTACTTTTGGGGCCCCTGCTCCGGCACGTGGGCGAGACCACCGCGACGGTGTGGGTGGAGACGGACGCCCCGTGCCACGTGCGGATCCGCGTCGACGGGGACGTCACCGCGACGGCCGCGACCTTCACCGTGCACGGCCACCACTACGCCGTGTGCGAAATCGAGGGCCTGCCGCCCGGCGCCGCACTCCCCTACGAGGTCCACCTGGACGACGACCGGGTCTGGCCCGAGCCGCACAGTGCCTTCCCGCCCAGCGTCGTGCGCACGGTCGACCCCCAGGCGCCCACGCGCCTGCTGTACGGCTCCTGCCGCACGCCCACCGGCGACGCGCCCGAGGGGGTCGTCCGGTACGGCCCCGACATGCTCCGCGCGACCGCGCGGCGCCTGGTCGGCGAGCCGGTCGACGGCAACCTGCTGCTCCTGCTCATCGGCGACCAGGTCTACGCCGACGAGGTCCAGGAGCCCATGCGCGCCTTCCTCTCCCAGGCGAGGAGCGCGGCCCCCGACGACGGCGCTCCCGAGGACGAGGTCGTCCACTACGACGAGTACGCCGAGCTGTACCGGCAGGCCTGGTCCGACCCCCAGGTGCGCTGGCTGCTGTCCACCGTGCCCACGCTGATGGTGTTCGACGATCACGACGTGCGCGACGACTGGAACACCTCGGCCGCCTGGCGCAGTGCCATGGACGCCCGGCCGTGGTGGCGGGCCCGGGTGACCAACGGCCTGGGCGCCTACTGGGTGTACCAGCACGTGGGCAATCTCTCCCCCGCGCAGCGCGACAAGGACCCGCTGTGGGCCCGCGTGCACGAAGCGCGCGGCGACGCCGCGGAGGCGGTCGACGACCTGGCCCTGCGCGCGCACGAGGACCCCTCCTCCTACCGCTGGAGCCACCAGCACGACGTGGGGCCGGTACGGATCCTCATGGCCGACACCCGCTGCGCCCGCTCCCTGGACGAGGAGGCGCCCGGAGACGGCTCACGCTCGATCCTGGGGGCGGAGGGGCACGAGTGGCTCGACGAGCGGCTCACGGGCGGGCCCGACCACGTGGTCGTGGCCTCCACTGTGCCCGTCCTGCTGCCGCCGGCGGTGCAGTACCTGGAGGCGTGGAACGAGGCCGTGTGCGCCGGTGCGTGGGGCCGGGCCGCCCGGGGCCCGGCCGAGCGGCTGCGCCAGGCGCTCGACCTGGAGCACTGGGGCGCCTTCCAGTACTCCCTGCGCCGGCTGGCCGCCGGTGTCGGGGAGCTCGCCCGGGGCGAACGCGGCCCGGCCCCCGCCACGGTGCTGCTGCTCAGCGGGGACGTGCACTTCTCCTACCTGGCGCGCGCCCGGGGCCTGGGCGGCTCGGAGGGCGCGGGGCGGGTGACCCAGCTGGTGTCCTCACCGCTGTGCAACCAGCTGCCGGTCAAGCTGCGGCGGCTGGCGCGGCTGTCCATCAGCGCGCCCTTCCGTCTCGCGGGACGGGTGCTGACCGGGCTGGCCCGGGTGCCCCGGAGCGGCCTGCGCTGGCACCTGGAGGGACGGCCCTACTTCGGCAACACGATCGGCGAGGTGTCCTTCGACGGGCGCTCGGCCGAGGCCCTCTGGTACCACCATCCCGACGGCGGGCCGGACGCCCTGCCCAAGGTGCAGAGCCGGGCGTCCGTCTGA
- a CDS encoding secondary thiamine-phosphate synthase enzyme YjbQ, giving the protein MRTQILELHTGGSESITDITRECGDFVSESGGDGLLNVFVPHATAGVAIIELGAGSDDDLLASLDDLLPADDRWRHQHGSRGHGRSHVMPAFVAPQTTVPVLGGKLELGTWQSIAVVDLNVDNPERRVRLSYLSSS; this is encoded by the coding sequence ATGCGGACACAGATCCTTGAGCTGCACACCGGCGGATCGGAGAGCATCACCGACATCACGCGAGAGTGCGGCGACTTCGTCTCCGAGTCCGGAGGAGACGGACTCCTCAACGTGTTCGTCCCGCACGCGACAGCGGGCGTGGCGATCATCGAACTCGGAGCGGGGTCGGACGACGACCTGCTCGCGTCCCTGGACGACCTGCTGCCGGCGGACGACCGCTGGCGCCACCAGCACGGATCCAGGGGACACGGACGGTCGCACGTGATGCCGGCCTTCGTCGCTCCGCAGACCACCGTTCCCGTTCTGGGCGGAAAGCTCGAACTGGGAACATGGCAGTCCATCGCCGTGGTCGATCTGAACGTGGACAACCCCGAGCGCAGGGTACGGCTGTCGTACCTGTCGTCGTCATAG
- a CDS encoding DUF3052 domain-containing protein — MSATAGQAQSERGLADRLGFKPGQVVQEFGFDDDVDEGLRASIAELTGEVLVDEDFDGDVDAALLWWRSDEEEDLADALMDTVTLIADGGTILVLTPKAGRELHVSPSDVAEAANTSGLSQTSAVSIGSEWSGTRLVVPKR; from the coding sequence GTGAGCGCGACCGCGGGCCAGGCACAAAGCGAACGCGGCTTGGCTGACCGACTCGGATTCAAGCCGGGTCAGGTGGTGCAGGAATTCGGCTTCGACGACGACGTCGACGAGGGACTGCGCGCATCCATCGCCGAACTCACGGGCGAGGTGCTGGTCGACGAGGACTTCGACGGTGACGTCGACGCGGCACTGCTGTGGTGGCGGTCGGACGAGGAGGAGGACCTGGCCGACGCGCTGATGGACACCGTGACGCTCATCGCCGACGGGGGCACCATCCTGGTGCTGACCCCGAAGGCGGGACGTGAGCTGCACGTGTCCCCCAGCGACGTCGCCGAGGCGGCCAACACGTCGGGTCTGTCGCAGACCAGCGCTGTGAGCATTGGATCGGAGTGGTCGGGCACGCGCCTGGTCGTTCCCAAGCGGTGA
- a CDS encoding right-handed parallel beta-helix repeat-containing protein, translating into MRRPISRRVIPTLATATLAAALVAPMTTASAQAESITGVAAQNDGTNLSAGAGADGSSKASGTSYGNVVDGDMGSYWSPSGSTGRISVKWDSDTTVSSINIREAAGAEGNIGSWRVVDHDSGEVLATGSGAGVIAFDTVSLRKIDFEITGSNGTPRVAEFETYADAPPDDGGDNPPPDDGEDPPPDDGEDPPPDGGGDTPPPSGDEIFVAPGGSDGASGSESDPTTLTSAIDRIEPGGSIYLRGGTYDLSETVHIEPGNDGLSSDRNELFAYPGETPVLDFSAQSEDSSNRGLAIGGDWWHVNGITVERAGDNGILLGGNDNVIERVTTRHNRDTGLQLSRYTAGAPRSEWPSNNLIVSSVSHDNVDSDGEDADGFAPKLTVGDGNVFRYTVAFNNIDDGYDLYAKSETGPIGEVTIEHSLAFGNGSLSDGSQHGNGDRNGYKLGGSDIAVDHRVHHNIAFENGKHGFTYNSNPGSMTVSNNLSIGNGERNFQFDGGDSVFRGNTSCDGGSSDRYSGDADGSNQFWDGSNGSRCTQYSGSMDWGFDSDGRLVVTIGGTEVDL; encoded by the coding sequence GTGAGACGACCGATTTCGCGTCGGGTCATTCCGACGCTGGCCACAGCGACCCTGGCGGCGGCGCTCGTCGCGCCGATGACCACGGCATCGGCGCAGGCGGAGAGCATCACGGGTGTGGCCGCCCAGAACGACGGGACCAACCTGAGTGCCGGGGCCGGTGCGGACGGTTCGAGCAAGGCGAGCGGGACCAGCTACGGGAACGTCGTCGACGGTGACATGGGCTCCTACTGGTCGCCGAGCGGCTCGACCGGCCGGATCTCGGTCAAGTGGGACTCCGACACCACGGTCTCCTCGATCAACATCCGCGAGGCGGCCGGGGCCGAGGGCAACATCGGCTCCTGGCGGGTCGTGGACCACGACTCCGGCGAGGTCCTGGCCACCGGCAGCGGGGCGGGCGTCATCGCCTTCGACACGGTCTCGCTGCGCAAGATCGACTTCGAGATCACCGGCTCGAACGGCACCCCCCGCGTCGCCGAGTTCGAGACCTACGCCGACGCGCCGCCGGACGACGGAGGGGACAACCCGCCGCCGGACGACGGCGAGGACCCGCCGCCGGACGACGGCGAGGACCCGCCGCCGGACGGCGGGGGCGACACCCCGCCGCCGTCGGGAGACGAGATCTTCGTGGCTCCGGGCGGCAGCGACGGCGCCTCCGGCAGCGAGTCCGACCCGACCACGCTCACCTCGGCGATCGACCGGATCGAGCCCGGCGGGTCGATCTACCTGCGCGGCGGCACCTACGACCTCTCCGAGACAGTGCACATCGAGCCGGGCAACGACGGCCTGTCGAGCGACCGCAACGAGCTGTTCGCCTACCCCGGTGAGACGCCCGTGCTGGACTTCTCCGCCCAGAGCGAGGACTCCTCCAACCGGGGACTCGCCATCGGCGGCGACTGGTGGCACGTCAACGGCATCACCGTCGAGCGCGCGGGCGACAACGGGATCCTGCTGGGCGGCAACGACAACGTCATCGAGCGGGTGACCACCCGGCACAACCGCGACACCGGGCTGCAGCTGTCGCGGTACACCGCCGGGGCTCCCCGGTCGGAGTGGCCCTCGAACAACCTCATCGTCAGCTCGGTCTCGCACGACAACGTCGACTCCGACGGTGAGGACGCCGACGGCTTCGCGCCGAAGCTCACGGTCGGGGACGGGAACGTGTTCCGCTACACCGTGGCGTTCAACAACATCGACGACGGCTACGACCTGTACGCCAAGTCCGAGACCGGCCCGATCGGCGAGGTGACCATCGAGCACTCGCTGGCGTTCGGCAACGGCTCGCTCTCGGACGGCTCCCAGCACGGGAACGGTGACCGCAACGGCTACAAGCTCGGCGGTTCGGACATCGCGGTGGACCACCGCGTCCACCACAACATCGCCTTCGAGAACGGCAAGCACGGGTTCACCTACAACTCGAACCCCGGCAGCATGACCGTCTCGAACAACCTGAGCATCGGCAACGGCGAGCGCAACTTCCAGTTCGACGGCGGCGACTCGGTGTTCCGCGGCAACACCTCGTGTGACGGCGGTTCCAGCGACCGATACAGCGGCGACGCCGACGGCTCGAACCAGTTCTGGGACGGTTCCAACGGTTCGCGCTGCACCCAGTACTCCGGGTCCATGGACTGGGGCTTCGACTCGGACGGCCGCCTCGTGGTGACCATCGGCGGTACCGAGGTCGACCTGTAG